From Candidatus Protochlamydia phocaeensis, one genomic window encodes:
- a CDS encoding chemotaxis protein CheW, with translation MAMLLFYVGNNRFVIENQFIVKIIPSIHLEAPLYGAPYLVGLLNWKEHPVPIVDFCQIIERRAASKAFHSRIILIQKEQSQDQYAGILGEKITEIVDLQPSDFVEGKMYQPNLSFLDGIHSDEEGIIQRVDVMEFFKFLTLELSLKGK, from the coding sequence ATGGCCATGTTGCTTTTCTATGTGGGAAACAATCGTTTCGTAATTGAAAATCAATTCATTGTGAAAATTATTCCTTCTATTCATTTGGAAGCGCCTCTTTATGGGGCTCCTTATCTGGTTGGTCTATTAAACTGGAAAGAGCATCCGGTTCCTATAGTGGATTTTTGTCAAATCATCGAACGGCGCGCTGCGTCTAAAGCTTTTCATTCCCGTATTATTTTAATTCAGAAAGAGCAATCTCAAGATCAATATGCAGGTATTTTAGGCGAAAAAATTACCGAAATAGTGGATTTACAGCCTTCCGATTTCGTGGAAGGGAAAATGTATCAGCCCAACCTTTCTTTTTTGGATGGAATCCATAGTGATGAAGAGGGAATCATTCAAAGGGTTGATGTGATGGAATTTTTTAAATTTCTGACACTTGAATTGTCCCTGAAAGGAAAATAA